A single Providencia manganoxydans DNA region contains:
- a CDS encoding RHS repeat-associated core domain-containing protein has product MSSNQAKHDSMAVISPSPAATPLPPFEQVKDKVVNWELYSDAVYDPTGEPVFYMQFFDNSDETIATGVYLPEEYEAFRQQNPQLNLPELNEDEKGDPDSGLISSREQETAKSSPISANGNTQGAITHQAKPSSASIENANTVVKTENPAEKKIVERHSLSLFSKKEAAAISEWVDEQAQEVLNDVNQMRGQVNAAIDSPIEGASGAIKGFWNIVPDVIDLGYLLAQGIEIGGSKALAPVLGLFSDELKNDLNEHAELVKGQLGYSIADPIRFNLSEAEQGGSLIASMTPVGMIKGASRKIVKEVTENSAKQAAKKNAVSNTIKNEPQSPSNMVKPADKPNSEAVTIQNTQPSPGGTVKSVDKPNPDTVKTPDTPPAKIKDESPDTKKTDKGENNPNSTKNTCGDPVDIVKGDLIQAWPVINIPGLLPIELTRTYYSTQSPRGIFGLKWADNWSMSLQIHDETIDFQDPEGSIYTFTASSDEVRSRNLRAPHYLLLGHKQSTLQIQDNRQQRIYHFELSPTSHRRLTKITNLQGVALRFHYNDEQQLDYLLRDDGFLIRLHYQHHQLTHIDYEHAQQSQRLVSCQYDHHGYLSECDAFQQNHLWHTYTAQGWMTSWRDTDQTALSIDYDNQGRVIQTHSDSGYWCDRFFYDDTLLINTYVDGEGGHFRYYYNEDQLIVRTLDPLGRETRTQWRDFQKISETNDMGETTHYTYHPDGLIAQIYLPDNRKVGYEYNENGQLTRYIAPTGDVWQLDYDVRGNLTTVTTPQSLVQTYEYSKHGELLKSIAPNGAQWQYQYNAAHQLIKSTNPYQQSTEYQFDELGRLQAYTDALKHTTQYRYDPNHAGVNGSVSNILLPDGVQQQIEYDSERRVVAVTDGEARTTRYRYGPFDLLTSMIRPDGTAIHFEYDALTRLKKVINALGETYTYERDAAGQIIRETDFAGRVLEYRYDRLGRRIATRYPDKHELRWHYAPSGVVIEQSEWLDDGLNHQCLSTTTYEYDTHLRLIKATNPDSVVEFEYDAHGQLTCERINGREVHHQWDEATQALTQTRFGERELHYAFGQLGELTQLQVNQHRPLEFSYNAVGQEYLRRSDVGFVNSSHYNAAGLLAHQRAGRGSDNFLWSLYDNPHQPPMCSDVHRDFHYNRAHNVVAIEDARWQRTQYHYNANDQITETQYSSERRSQYERFQYDANLNLTEHTTLPEDAHTAIIQLAQEQQAGRVIRRNFPKGHKNYFYDANGRLERKMVYQHGYRPQEWRYQWNTQNQLIRCFTPSGDVWRYTYDAFGRRLSKTKVVDILKINESPAFPLSKQRITAWHYLWSGDQMVEETPVYADGTIAYDAGIQWVYQPGAITPAARYQRGKLHYVVTDHQGTPREMFTENGVASWAGRLNTWGQLAFWESREGRAENDPNYIDCHFRFAGQFEDNETGLYYNRFRYYDKDSGQYISPDPIGLLGGFNPYGYVHNPVGYIDPLGLMCCPLITKGADVTSDIIQGALKGDTMQTVQGSVSLPAIQRYVDRLLKGDVAPPIKVDGNVIVEGNHRYVAGKIVGKIPETVPGTLSPSQAARIKPMSETKVDAFDWGNY; this is encoded by the coding sequence ATGTCAAGTAACCAAGCTAAACACGATTCTATGGCTGTCATTAGCCCAAGCCCCGCAGCTACACCACTTCCTCCCTTCGAACAAGTCAAAGATAAGGTGGTGAACTGGGAGCTCTACAGTGACGCAGTATATGACCCCACTGGGGAACCCGTATTTTACATGCAATTTTTCGATAATAGCGATGAAACTATTGCGACAGGAGTTTATTTACCCGAAGAATATGAGGCTTTTCGTCAACAAAACCCGCAACTGAATTTACCTGAACTTAATGAGGATGAAAAAGGCGATCCTGATAGTGGACTTATAAGCAGCCGAGAACAAGAAACCGCAAAAAGTTCCCCTATTTCGGCAAACGGCAATACGCAAGGTGCAATCACACACCAAGCGAAGCCGTCTTCTGCGTCCATTGAAAATGCAAATACCGTAGTTAAAACTGAAAATCCCGCAGAAAAAAAGATAGTTGAACGCCACTCACTTTCTTTATTCTCCAAAAAAGAAGCGGCAGCAATATCCGAATGGGTAGACGAGCAAGCACAAGAGGTTCTTAACGATGTAAACCAAATGCGTGGCCAAGTTAATGCGGCCATCGACTCTCCAATTGAAGGTGCGAGTGGTGCAATAAAAGGTTTTTGGAATATTGTTCCTGATGTCATTGATTTAGGATATTTACTAGCACAAGGGATTGAGATAGGTGGAAGTAAAGCTCTTGCACCTGTTTTAGGGCTATTTAGTGACGAACTTAAAAATGACCTAAATGAGCATGCCGAGCTCGTTAAAGGACAATTAGGTTATTCAATTGCTGATCCAATAAGATTTAACCTGAGTGAAGCTGAGCAAGGTGGTAGCTTGATTGCATCAATGACACCAGTCGGAATGATAAAAGGTGCTAGTCGAAAAATAGTTAAAGAAGTCACTGAGAATTCAGCTAAACAAGCAGCTAAAAAAAATGCCGTCAGTAATACTATCAAAAATGAGCCTCAATCTCCCAGTAACATGGTCAAACCTGCCGATAAACCCAATTCTGAAGCGGTAACTATACAAAATACTCAGCCGTCTCCTGGTGGTACGGTAAAATCTGTCGATAAGCCCAATCCTGACACAGTAAAAACACCAGATACTCCTCCTGCAAAAATTAAAGATGAATCACCCGATACTAAAAAAACCGACAAGGGTGAAAATAATCCAAACTCAACTAAAAACACCTGTGGTGATCCCGTTGATATTGTCAAAGGCGATTTAATCCAAGCTTGGCCTGTCATTAATATCCCCGGCCTACTGCCTATTGAGCTGACTCGAACCTATTATTCAACTCAATCTCCTCGTGGCATCTTTGGGCTAAAATGGGCCGATAACTGGTCAATGTCTCTGCAAATCCATGATGAAACCATCGACTTTCAAGATCCAGAAGGAAGCATATACACCTTTACCGCCTCAAGTGATGAAGTGCGTTCACGTAACTTACGCGCTCCCCACTATTTGCTATTAGGTCATAAGCAATCAACATTACAAATACAAGATAATCGCCAACAACGTATCTACCATTTTGAACTATCCCCCACATCCCATCGGCGCTTAACCAAAATCACTAACTTACAAGGGGTTGCATTACGGTTTCATTATAATGATGAACAGCAGCTCGATTACCTGCTACGTGATGACGGTTTTTTGATTCGATTGCATTATCAACATCATCAATTAACCCATATCGATTATGAGCATGCTCAGCAGAGCCAACGGCTGGTCAGTTGCCAATACGATCATCATGGCTACTTGAGTGAATGTGACGCATTTCAACAAAACCATCTCTGGCACACCTATACCGCACAAGGGTGGATGACTTCATGGCGCGATACCGATCAAACCGCCCTCAGCATTGATTATGATAACCAAGGCCGCGTCATACAAACTCACTCTGACAGTGGCTATTGGTGCGACCGTTTCTTCTATGATGATACGTTGCTCATTAACACCTATGTCGACGGAGAAGGCGGGCATTTTCGCTATTATTATAATGAAGACCAACTCATTGTACGTACTCTTGACCCTTTAGGCCGAGAAACCCGTACCCAGTGGCGTGATTTTCAAAAAATCAGTGAAACCAATGATATGGGTGAAACCACACATTACACCTATCACCCTGATGGTTTGATTGCGCAAATTTACCTGCCCGATAACCGGAAAGTCGGTTATGAGTACAATGAGAATGGGCAACTCACACGCTATATCGCGCCCACCGGTGATGTTTGGCAACTGGATTATGATGTTCGAGGCAATCTAACCACGGTCACTACGCCGCAAAGTTTGGTGCAGACCTACGAATACAGTAAGCACGGTGAACTGCTAAAATCCATTGCTCCGAACGGCGCACAATGGCAATACCAATACAATGCCGCACATCAACTGATTAAAAGCACCAATCCCTATCAACAGAGTACGGAATATCAGTTTGATGAACTCGGGCGCTTACAAGCCTATACCGATGCTCTTAAACACACCACGCAATACCGTTATGACCCAAATCATGCAGGGGTCAATGGCAGCGTTAGCAACATCTTGCTTCCTGATGGTGTACAACAACAGATCGAATACGACAGCGAACGCCGTGTGGTGGCGGTCACTGACGGTGAAGCACGCACTACCCGTTATCGTTACGGCCCCTTTGACCTGTTAACGTCCATGATACGCCCCGATGGCACCGCAATCCATTTTGAATATGACGCATTAACACGCCTCAAAAAAGTCATCAATGCATTGGGCGAGACCTACACCTATGAGCGCGATGCCGCAGGGCAAATCATTCGTGAAACCGATTTTGCCGGACGCGTACTCGAATATCGTTATGACCGTTTAGGCCGTCGCATTGCCACACGTTACCCTGATAAACATGAACTGCGTTGGCACTATGCCCCTTCCGGTGTGGTGATTGAACAAAGTGAGTGGCTTGATGATGGTCTCAATCATCAATGTTTATCCACGACCACCTATGAATACGATACCCATTTACGACTGATTAAAGCCACTAACCCCGATTCCGTCGTCGAGTTCGAGTACGATGCCCACGGTCAATTAACTTGCGAGCGTATTAATGGCCGTGAAGTACACCATCAATGGGATGAAGCCACACAGGCCCTCACCCAAACACGCTTTGGTGAACGAGAACTCCATTACGCCTTTGGGCAACTGGGGGAACTGACCCAACTTCAGGTCAATCAACATCGACCGTTAGAGTTCAGTTATAACGCCGTCGGTCAAGAATACCTGCGTCGCAGTGACGTCGGCTTTGTCAACTCCAGCCACTACAATGCCGCTGGCTTGCTGGCACACCAACGCGCGGGTCGTGGCTCGGATAACTTTTTGTGGTCGTTGTACGATAACCCACATCAACCGCCGATGTGTTCTGATGTACATCGTGATTTTCACTACAACCGTGCCCACAATGTGGTGGCCATCGAAGATGCACGTTGGCAACGTACCCAATATCACTACAACGCCAACGACCAAATCACTGAAACCCAATACAGCTCTGAACGACGTAGCCAGTATGAGCGTTTTCAGTATGATGCAAACTTAAACCTCACTGAGCACACCACCCTGCCGGAAGATGCGCATACGGCGATTATTCAACTGGCGCAAGAGCAGCAAGCGGGCCGAGTTATTCGTCGTAACTTCCCCAAAGGCCATAAAAATTATTTCTACGATGCCAACGGCCGACTCGAACGCAAAATGGTGTATCAACATGGTTATCGTCCACAAGAATGGCGCTACCAATGGAATACCCAAAACCAACTTATTCGCTGCTTTACCCCCAGTGGCGATGTCTGGCGTTATACCTACGATGCTTTTGGTCGACGGCTGTCGAAAACCAAAGTCGTTGATATTCTAAAAATCAATGAAAGCCCCGCCTTTCCGCTGTCAAAGCAACGTATCACCGCATGGCACTATCTGTGGTCTGGCGACCAAATGGTTGAAGAGACCCCCGTCTACGCCGATGGCACTATCGCTTACGATGCCGGTATACAGTGGGTATACCAACCGGGGGCGATAACCCCTGCTGCACGTTATCAGCGCGGAAAATTACATTATGTGGTTACTGACCACCAAGGCACTCCGCGGGAGATGTTTACTGAAAACGGTGTCGCCAGCTGGGCAGGACGGCTCAACACATGGGGGCAACTGGCCTTTTGGGAGTCCCGTGAAGGCCGTGCTGAAAACGACCCCAACTATATTGATTGCCATTTTCGCTTTGCCGGACAATTCGAAGATAACGAAACGGGCTTGTATTACAACCGCTTTCGCTATTATGATAAGGACAGCGGACAGTATATTTCACCCGATCCCATCGGATTGCTGGGAGGTTTTAATCCGTATGGGTATGTGCATAATCCGGTGGGGTATATTGACCCGCTGGGGTTGATGTGTTGCCCTCTAATAACAAAAGGTGCAGATGTTACCTCTGACATTATTCAAGGTGCACTGAAAGGAGATACGATGCAAACCGTCCAAGGCTCTGTATCCTTACCAGCTATTCAACGTTATGTTGACCGACTATTAAAAGGTGATGTAGCTCCACCAATAAAAGTTGATGGTAATGTTATCGTTGAAGGTAACCATCGCTATGTGGCTGGCAAAATTGTAGGAAAAATCCCTGAAACAGTGCCTGGAACATTATCTCCTAGCCAAGCGGCACGTATCAAGCCAATGTCTGAAACAAAGGTAGATGCTTTTGACTGGGGGAACTATTAA
- a CDS encoding pentapeptide repeat-containing protein: MINLHFESTDEIKEIDSDTLDGYDFSGELLHTAIFEGLSLQHASFEQANLRSANFAYCILNNTNFTSSLLMNTNFLGASLINCKLVNSKLSGAFFQDANLEGANLKNADLFAVNMNNANLKGANMNASRIMDATFTNAIFDKNTIWPEGFSPLKAGAKYVD, encoded by the coding sequence ATGATAAATCTCCATTTTGAATCTACCGATGAAATTAAAGAAATAGATAGTGATACCTTAGATGGCTATGATTTCTCTGGGGAATTATTGCATACGGCAATTTTTGAAGGATTATCCTTACAACATGCATCTTTCGAGCAAGCTAATTTACGTAGTGCTAATTTTGCATATTGTATATTAAATAATACCAATTTTACTAGCTCATTATTGATGAATACTAACTTCTTAGGTGCATCATTAATTAATTGTAAATTAGTAAACTCTAAACTCAGCGGTGCATTTTTTCAGGACGCTAATTTAGAGGGCGCTAATTTAAAAAACGCGGATTTATTTGCTGTGAATATGAATAATGCAAATTTAAAAGGGGCTAATATGAATGCTAGTAGAATTATGGATGCAACTTTTACCAACGCAATCTTCGATAAAAATACAATATGGCCTGAGGGATTCTCACCTTTAAAAGCCGGAGCTAAATATGTTGATTAA
- a CDS encoding SymE family type I addiction module toxin produces MGYAPNGSKAAPPPAIHLKGHWLKEAGFETGFTFTVKILNGCLVLIPDSEDTRAIKQQNQ; encoded by the coding sequence GTGGGTTATGCCCCGAACGGCAGCAAAGCCGCCCCACCGCCCGCAATACACCTAAAAGGGCACTGGTTAAAAGAGGCCGGTTTTGAGACAGGTTTCACCTTTACCGTCAAAATCTTAAACGGGTGTTTGGTGTTGATACCTGATAGCGAAGACACCCGAGCGATAAAACAGCAAAACCAATAA
- a CDS encoding RHS repeat-associated core domain-containing protein, giving the protein MIEQSEWLDNGINPQCLSTTTYEYDTHLRLIKATNPDSVVEFEYDAHGQLTCERINGREVHHQWDEATQALTQTRFGERELHYAFGQQGELTQLQVNQHRPLEFSYNAVGQEYLRRSDVGFVNSSHYNAAGLLAHQRAGRGSDNFLWSLYDNPHQPPMCSDVHRDFHYNRAHNVVAIEDARWQRTQYHYNTNDQITEAQYSSERRSQYERFQYDANLNLTEHTTLPEDAHTAIIQLAQEQQAGRVIRRNFPKGHKNYFYDANGRLERKMVYQHGYRPQEWRYQWNTQNQLIRCFTPSGDVWRYTYDAFGRRLSKTKVVDILKINESPAFPLSKQRITAWHYLWSGDQMVEETPVYADGTIAYDAGIQWVYQPGAITPAARYQRGKLHYVVTDHQGTPREMFTENGVASWAGRLNTWGQLAFWESREGRAENDPNYIDCHFRFAGQFEDNETGLYYNRFRYYDKDSGQYISPDPIGLLGGLNPYGYVHDPVGWIDPFGLSGTSKLDKSGRPLESPNYSVWQQIELPPSLYKSSRTAHFRYANEQLYNAIKKDPQLASKLPPEVVAHVQPGPRGGFKGSSPPNHTWHHNAQDPTKIELTVRPQHQAPGPVQNSLHPNQEGGFKKLNDDY; this is encoded by the coding sequence GTGATTGAACAAAGTGAGTGGCTTGATAATGGTATCAATCCTCAATGTTTATCCACGACCACCTATGAATACGATACCCATTTACGACTGATTAAAGCCACTAACCCCGATTCCGTCGTCGAGTTCGAGTACGATGCCCACGGTCAATTAACTTGCGAGCGTATTAATGGCCGTGAAGTACACCATCAATGGGATGAAGCCACACAGGCCCTCACCCAAACACGCTTTGGTGAACGAGAACTCCATTACGCCTTTGGGCAACAGGGGGAACTGACCCAACTTCAGGTCAATCAGCATCGACCGTTAGAGTTCAGTTATAACGCCGTCGGTCAAGAATACCTGCGTCGCAGTGACGTCGGCTTTGTCAACTCCAGCCACTACAATGCCGCTGGCTTGCTGGCACACCAACGCGCGGGTCGTGGCTCGGATAACTTTTTGTGGTCGTTGTACGATAACCCACATCAACCGCCGATGTGTTCTGATGTACATCGTGATTTTCACTACAACCGTGCCCACAATGTGGTGGCCATCGAAGATGCACGTTGGCAACGTACCCAATATCACTACAACACCAACGACCAAATCACTGAAGCCCAATACAGCTCTGAACGACGTAGCCAGTATGAGCGTTTTCAGTATGATGCAAACTTAAACCTCACTGAGCACACCACCCTGCCGGAAGATGCGCATACGGCGATTATTCAACTGGCGCAAGAGCAGCAAGCGGGCCGAGTTATTCGTCGTAACTTCCCCAAAGGCCATAAAAATTATTTCTACGATGCCAACGGCCGACTCGAACGCAAAATGGTGTATCAACACGGTTATCGTCCACAAGAATGGCGCTACCAGTGGAATACCCAAAACCAACTTATTCGCTGCTTTACCCCCAGTGGCGATGTCTGGCGTTATACCTACGATGCTTTTGGTCGACGGCTGTCGAAAACCAAAGTCGTTGATATTCTAAAAATCAATGAAAGCCCCGCCTTTCCGCTGTCAAAGCAACGTATCACCGCATGGCACTATCTGTGGTCTGGTGACCAAATGGTCGAAGAGACCCCCGTCTACGCCGATGGCACTATCGCTTACGATGCCGGTATACAGTGGGTATACCAACCGGGGGCGATAACCCCTGCTGCACGTTATCAGCGCGGGAAATTGCATTATGTGGTTACTGACCACCAAGGCACTCCGCGGGAGATGTTTACTGAAAACGGTGTCGCCAGCTGGGCAGGACGGCTCAACACATGGGGGCAACTGGCCTTTTGGGAGTCCCGTGAAGGCCGTGCTGAAAACGACCCCAACTATATTGATTGCCATTTTCGCTTTGCCGGACAATTCGAAGATAACGAAACGGGCTTGTATTACAACCGCTTTCGCTATTATGATAAAGACAGCGGACAGTATATTTCACCCGATCCCATCGGTCTGCTGGGAGGGTTGAATCCGTATGGGTATGTGCATGATCCGGTAGGTTGGATAGATCCGTTTGGGTTGAGTGGTACTTCAAAACTAGATAAATCTGGCCGACCGCTAGAAAGCCCTAATTATAGTGTTTGGCAACAAATTGAACTACCGCCTAGCCTTTATAAATCGTCGAGAACAGCTCATTTTAGGTATGCTAACGAGCAGCTTTATAATGCAATCAAGAAAGATCCTCAATTAGCAAGTAAATTACCACCTGAGGTTGTTGCTCATGTTCAGCCAGGTCCTAGAGGTGGATTTAAAGGATCTAGCCCACCTAATCATACGTGGCATCACAATGCACAAGATCCAACTAAAATAGAATTAACCGTACGACCTCAGCATCAAGCTCCTGGTCCAGTGCAAAATTCTTTACATCCAAACCAAGAAGGTGGATTTAAAAAATTAAATGATGATTATTAA
- a CDS encoding DUF7716 domain-containing protein, producing MELISIKEVLSNTENNPDGGFYLPPNIDEWNLDTLGIFSEDSYYYPPDSTEYIPKQATEDGWIEALDNGSIEEVVENAKLQLSHYTIHHLFEAFVFYVKNDAFIDFSK from the coding sequence ATGGAGTTAATTTCTATAAAAGAAGTATTATCTAACACTGAAAATAATCCTGATGGTGGTTTTTATTTACCTCCAAATATTGATGAGTGGAACTTGGATACTCTAGGCATTTTTTCTGAGGATTCGTATTATTATCCTCCTGATTCTACGGAATATATACCAAAGCAAGCAACAGAAGATGGTTGGATTGAAGCGCTCGATAATGGTTCAATCGAAGAAGTTGTAGAAAATGCAAAATTACAACTTTCACATTATACGATTCATCATTTATTTGAAGCATTTGTTTTTTATGTGAAAAATGATGCTTTTATTGACTTTTCAAAATAA
- a CDS encoding SymE family type I addiction module toxin, producing the protein MTIAKARSKLGSSTNKAPKTERYYTVGYVPNGSKAAPPPAIHLTGHWLKEAGFETGFTFTVKILNGCLVLIPDSEDTRAIKQQNQQQQAQLSAIKHTMRELMAEYISG; encoded by the coding sequence TTGACTATAGCTAAGGCGCGTTCTAAGTTAGGCAGCAGTACAAATAAAGCCCCAAAAACAGAGCGTTATTACACGGTGGGCTATGTTCCAAACGGCAGCAAAGCCGCTCCACCGCCCGCAATACACTTAACAGGACATTGGTTGAAGGAAGCGGGTTTTGAGACTGGCTTCACGTTTACTGTGAAAATATTAAACGGCTGTTTAGTATTAATCCCCGACAGCGAAGACACCCGAGCGATTAAGCAACAAAATCAACAACAGCAAGCGCAGCTCAGTGCCATCAAACACACCATGCGCGAGCTAATGGCGGAGTATATTAGCGGCTAA
- a CDS encoding RHS repeat-associated core domain-containing protein, which translates to MVEETPVYADGTIAYDAGIQWVYQPGAITPAARYQRGKLHYVVTDHQGTPREMFIENGVASWAGRLNTWGQLAFWESREGRAENDPNYIDCHFRFAGQFEDNETGLYYNRFRYYDKDSGQYISPDPIGLLGGFNPYGYVHNPTGFIDPLGLACCPLTFEKGTAESAFSNPKRVQHAARHLIDEGVLPNWNKNTAVKFKEMGVDILENPVHTFEHVLRDGNAVTGFTGVANGKTVAFMVYKEGPNKGLIATSIVPDAQQMAKWGIR; encoded by the coding sequence ATGGTCGAAGAGACCCCCGTCTACGCCGATGGCACTATCGCTTACGATGCCGGTATACAGTGGGTATACCAACCGGGGGCGATAACCCCTGCTGCACGTTACCAGCGCGGAAAATTGCATTATGTGGTTACTGACCACCAAGGCACTCCGCGGGAGATGTTTATTGAAAACGGTGTCGCAAGCTGGGCAGGACGGCTCAACACATGGGGGCAACTGGCCTTTTGGGAGTCCCGTGAAGGCCGTGCTGAAAACGACCCCAACTATATTGATTGCCATTTTCGCTTTGCCGGACAATTCGAAGATAACGAAACGGGCTTGTATTACAACCGCTTTCGCTATTATGATAAGGACAGCGGACAGTATATTTCACCCGATCCCATAGGGCTGCTAGGTGGTTTTAATCCGTATGGGTATGTGCATAATCCGACGGGGTTTATTGATCCGCTGGGGCTGGCGTGTTGTCCTCTCACCTTTGAAAAAGGTACTGCAGAAAGTGCTTTTTCAAACCCTAAGCGTGTTCAACATGCAGCTCGTCATTTAATTGATGAAGGTGTTCTTCCAAATTGGAATAAAAATACAGCTGTTAAATTCAAAGAAATGGGTGTGGATATTTTAGAAAACCCTGTTCATACATTTGAGCATGTTCTAAGAGATGGAAATGCAGTAACTGGTTTTACTGGGGTTGCGAATGGGAAAACAGTTGCGTTCATGGTTTATAAAGAAGGTCCTAATAAAGGATTAATTGCTACTTCAATAGTTCCCGATGCTCAACAAATGGCTAAATGGGGGATCCGATAA
- a CDS encoding SymE family type I addiction module toxin — protein MGYAPNGNKAAPPPAIHLKGHWLKDAGFETGFTFTVKILNGCLVLIADSEDIRAIKQQNQQQQAQLSEIKLRLCELVEINNG, from the coding sequence GTGGGTTATGCCCCGAACGGCAACAAAGCCGCCCCACCGCCCGCAATACACCTAAAAGGGCACTGGTTGAAAGACGCAGGTTTTGAGACAGGCTTCACCTTCACCGTCAAAATCTTAAACGGCTGTTTGGTGTTGATCGCCGATAGCGAAGACATCCGAGCGATTAAGCAACAAAACCAACAGCAGCAAGCGCAGTTGAGTGAGATCAAGTTGCGCTTGTGTGAGTTGGTAGAAATAAATAACGGTTAA